A single genomic interval of Camelina sativa cultivar DH55 chromosome 11, Cs, whole genome shotgun sequence harbors:
- the LOC104728799 gene encoding 4-substituted benzoates-glutamate ligase GH3.12-like isoform X1: protein MSLCSDFIEGSDEKILEDLTSNVKQIQNNVLKEILTLNASTEYLRRFLHGSSDKELFKKNVPVVSYEDVKPFIDRVANGESSDIISGKPITGFLLSSGTSGVKRKMFPRNNKYLENLKFIYYYRSLVISKHIDGLEHGKGMVFNFCTPENTTPSGLLSAAATTSFFKSDYFKNRSPCWNWSFTSPDEVILCPDTNQTLYCHLLCGIVQRNEVVKVGAAFVSVLIRAIIFLEKFWKEICTNIRSGHLSEWITDISCRECVSKILGEPNPKLADLIENECIKKSWEGIIPRLWPKTKFIESIATGQMAQHIPTVEFYSNKLPLISSSYVSSETMFGINMNPLCKPEDVSYTFLPNFSYFEFLLVDAGDKVEIVDLVDVKLGCFYEPLVTNHSGLHRYKMGDILQVTGFYNSAPQFRFVRRGNLTLSVNMETTTDEDLLNGVTHAKMVLESSNLMLMDFTSYADISTSPGHYVLYWELKAKYNNDDDIAELDNKVLAECCYVVEESLNSYYRDYRSREGSIGALEIRVVQQGSFDAVMEFFINQGASSTQYKTPICIKSSEALRILEKRVHARFFTEKSLP, encoded by the exons ATGAGTTTATGCTCTGATTTCATTGAGGGATCAGACGAGAAGATTTTGGAGGACTTGACATCCAATGTGAAGCAAATACAAAATAATGTATTGAAGGAGATACTCACACTTAATGCTAGCACCGAGTATCTTCGACGTTTTCTCCATGGGAGCTCCGATAAAGAGCTTTTCAAGAAGAACGTTCCCGTGGTGTCCTACGAGGATGTGAAGCCTTTTATCGACCGTGTCGCGAATGGAGAGTCCTCTGATATTATTTCTGGCAAACCCATCACAGGATTCCTTCTAAG TTCCGGAACGTCCGGAGTAAAACGGAAGATGTTTCCTCGTAACAACAAGTACTTGGAAAACCTCAAATTCATCTATTATTACCGCTCGCTCGTTATAAGCAA GCATATAGATGGTCTTGAGCATGGAAAGGGGATGGTGTTTAACTTTTGTACACCAGAGAACACAACTCCTTCTGGTTTGCTATCAGCAGCTGCGACAACAAGCTTCTTCAAGAGTGATTATTTCAAGAACCGATCACCATGTTGGAATTGGTCATTCACTAGCCCTGACGAAGTCATATTGTGTCCAGACACCAATCAGACTTTGTACTGTCATCTTCTATGTGGCATTGTTCAAAGAAACGAGGTTGTGAAGGTTGGTGCCgcctttgtttctgttttgatcCGAGCAATCATTTTTCTTGAGAAGTTTTGGAAAGAAATTTGCACTAATATCCGTTCTGGTCATCTTAGCGAGTGGATCACTGATATTAGTTGTAGGGAATGTGTTTCAAAGATTCTTGGAGAACCTAATCCTAAATTGGCTGATCTCATAGAAAACGAGTGCATCAAGAAATCATGGGAAGGTATAATCCCAAGACTTTGGCCTAAAACCAAATTCATTGAAAGCATTGCAACTGGTCAAATGGCTCAACACATCCCAACAGTAGAGTTTTACTCTAACAAGCTGCCATTGATTTCGTCGAGTTACGTATCTTCGGAAACTATGTTTGGGATTAATATGAATCCTCTTTGCAAACCTGAAGATGTGTCATACACATTTCTGCCCAACTTTTCATATTTTGAGTTCCTACTTGTTGACGCGGGTGACAAAGTCGAAATTGTTGATCTTGTGGATGTCAAGTTAGGGTGCTTTTACGAGCCTTTGGTCACAAATCATTCCG gCCTACACAGATATAAGATGGGTGATATTCTACAGGTGACTGGATTTTACAATAGTGCACCTCAGTTTAGATTTGTGCGTAGAGGAAATTTGACTCTAAGTGTTAATATGGAGACAACAACAGATGAAGACCTTTTAAATGGGGTGACGCATGCAAAAATGGTTCTTGAATCATCAAATTTGATGCTAATGGACTTCACAAGCTATGCGGATATTTCTACTAGTCCAGGTCACTATGTTCTTTACTGGGAACTCAAAGCCAAATACAACAACGACGACGACATTGCTGAACTTGATAACAAGGTTTTAGCAGAATGTTGTTATGTGGTGGAAGAATCACTGAACAGTTATTATAGAGACTATAGGAGTAGAGAAGGATCAATTGGAGCTCTCGAGATAAGGGTGGTGCAACAAGGCTCTTTTGATGCTGTCATGGAGTTTTTCATCAACCAAGGCGCTTCTTCGACTCAGTACAAGACACCCATTTGCATCAAATCTTCCGAGGCCTTGAGGATTTTAGAGAAAAGGGTTCATGCTCGGTTCTTTACTGAGAAGTCCCTGCCTTAA
- the LOC104728799 gene encoding 4-substituted benzoates-glutamate ligase GH3.12-like isoform X2: MSLCSDFIEGSDEKILEDLTSNVKQIQNNVLKEILTLNASTEYLRRFLHGSSDKELFKKNVPVVSYEDVKPFIDRVANGESSDIISGKPITGFLLSSGTSGVKRKMFPRNNKYLENLKFIYYYRSLVISKHIDGLEHGKGMVFNFCTPENTTPSGLLSAAATTSFFKSDYFKNRSPCWNWSFTSPDEVILCPDTNQTLYCHLLCGIVQRNEVVKVGAAFVSVLIRAIIFLEKFWKEICTNIRSGHLSEWITDISCRECVSKILGEPNPKLADLIENECIKKSWEETMFGINMNPLCKPEDVSYTFLPNFSYFEFLLVDAGDKVEIVDLVDVKLGCFYEPLVTNHSGLHRYKMGDILQVTGFYNSAPQFRFVRRGNLTLSVNMETTTDEDLLNGVTHAKMVLESSNLMLMDFTSYADISTSPGHYVLYWELKAKYNNDDDIAELDNKVLAECCYVVEESLNSYYRDYRSREGSIGALEIRVVQQGSFDAVMEFFINQGASSTQYKTPICIKSSEALRILEKRVHARFFTEKSLP; this comes from the exons ATGAGTTTATGCTCTGATTTCATTGAGGGATCAGACGAGAAGATTTTGGAGGACTTGACATCCAATGTGAAGCAAATACAAAATAATGTATTGAAGGAGATACTCACACTTAATGCTAGCACCGAGTATCTTCGACGTTTTCTCCATGGGAGCTCCGATAAAGAGCTTTTCAAGAAGAACGTTCCCGTGGTGTCCTACGAGGATGTGAAGCCTTTTATCGACCGTGTCGCGAATGGAGAGTCCTCTGATATTATTTCTGGCAAACCCATCACAGGATTCCTTCTAAG TTCCGGAACGTCCGGAGTAAAACGGAAGATGTTTCCTCGTAACAACAAGTACTTGGAAAACCTCAAATTCATCTATTATTACCGCTCGCTCGTTATAAGCAA GCATATAGATGGTCTTGAGCATGGAAAGGGGATGGTGTTTAACTTTTGTACACCAGAGAACACAACTCCTTCTGGTTTGCTATCAGCAGCTGCGACAACAAGCTTCTTCAAGAGTGATTATTTCAAGAACCGATCACCATGTTGGAATTGGTCATTCACTAGCCCTGACGAAGTCATATTGTGTCCAGACACCAATCAGACTTTGTACTGTCATCTTCTATGTGGCATTGTTCAAAGAAACGAGGTTGTGAAGGTTGGTGCCgcctttgtttctgttttgatcCGAGCAATCATTTTTCTTGAGAAGTTTTGGAAAGAAATTTGCACTAATATCCGTTCTGGTCATCTTAGCGAGTGGATCACTGATATTAGTTGTAGGGAATGTGTTTCAAAGATTCTTGGAGAACCTAATCCTAAATTGGCTGATCTCATAGAAAACGAGTGCATCAAGAAATCATGGGA GGAAACTATGTTTGGGATTAATATGAATCCTCTTTGCAAACCTGAAGATGTGTCATACACATTTCTGCCCAACTTTTCATATTTTGAGTTCCTACTTGTTGACGCGGGTGACAAAGTCGAAATTGTTGATCTTGTGGATGTCAAGTTAGGGTGCTTTTACGAGCCTTTGGTCACAAATCATTCCG gCCTACACAGATATAAGATGGGTGATATTCTACAGGTGACTGGATTTTACAATAGTGCACCTCAGTTTAGATTTGTGCGTAGAGGAAATTTGACTCTAAGTGTTAATATGGAGACAACAACAGATGAAGACCTTTTAAATGGGGTGACGCATGCAAAAATGGTTCTTGAATCATCAAATTTGATGCTAATGGACTTCACAAGCTATGCGGATATTTCTACTAGTCCAGGTCACTATGTTCTTTACTGGGAACTCAAAGCCAAATACAACAACGACGACGACATTGCTGAACTTGATAACAAGGTTTTAGCAGAATGTTGTTATGTGGTGGAAGAATCACTGAACAGTTATTATAGAGACTATAGGAGTAGAGAAGGATCAATTGGAGCTCTCGAGATAAGGGTGGTGCAACAAGGCTCTTTTGATGCTGTCATGGAGTTTTTCATCAACCAAGGCGCTTCTTCGACTCAGTACAAGACACCCATTTGCATCAAATCTTCCGAGGCCTTGAGGATTTTAGAGAAAAGGGTTCATGCTCGGTTCTTTACTGAGAAGTCCCTGCCTTAA